One Microlunatus soli genomic window carries:
- a CDS encoding TetR/AcrR family transcriptional regulator: MPTEKTLRTGSAEKRSAILSAARGMFVADGFDRSSVDAIAARAGVSKRTLYDYFGDKETLLQAVFEGVGQSLLGTIRSTLTDTMDDVTDAAGLEPALITFSMRIATDWLDSAEYSTLQRLARTGSDRLPPPEDRPLTDAPEEAIADRFAALDRAGLLDVPDPRLAADHFIALTFRVTIDRLGSANAAEDSRVRPLIVEGVRAFLRAYRAA, translated from the coding sequence ATGCCCACCGAGAAGACCTTGCGTACGGGATCGGCTGAGAAGCGGTCGGCCATCCTTTCTGCCGCCCGTGGGATGTTCGTGGCCGACGGCTTCGACCGGTCGAGTGTCGATGCGATCGCGGCGCGGGCCGGGGTGTCGAAGCGGACGCTGTACGACTACTTCGGTGACAAGGAAACCCTGCTCCAGGCCGTGTTCGAGGGGGTCGGCCAGTCCTTACTCGGCACGATCCGCAGCACCCTCACCGACACCATGGACGATGTCACCGACGCTGCCGGCCTGGAGCCTGCACTGATCACGTTCTCGATGCGGATCGCCACGGACTGGCTCGACTCGGCGGAGTACTCCACGCTGCAGCGACTGGCCCGGACCGGGTCCGACCGGCTACCGCCCCCGGAGGACCGCCCTTTGACAGATGCGCCCGAGGAAGCTATCGCGGACCGTTTCGCCGCTCTCGACCGGGCCGGCCTGCTGGATGTGCCGGATCCACGTCTGGCTGCCGATCACTTCATCGCCCTGACGTTCCGGGTCACCATCGATCGACTCGGCTCAGCCAACGCCGCGGAGGACAGCCGCGTCCGGCCACTGATCGTGGAAGGCGTGCGGGCC
- a CDS encoding MFS transporter: MSETLVSPVRIARPAIGALGLLALALGTLQTVVDPARPLLERELGVDSAGAALIVSTLLITGAIVAPIAGKLGDRYGGKRVLLVLMALVSAGGVVSSLAPNLPVLLAGQTLQGAMVGALPLSFILVRKNFPPGQTQVAIGVVSALFTAGGVIGTLIAGPLAEGLSWHWIFAAPTIVIVAATAVVLRLMPNDPPSEQDTPIDWLGVALLSATLLALMLALLLLIGGGVPLLAVGASVLIVAGLAVAWVVVERRAVAPMVELRMLAAPAIWSAAVLTVGVAAISAMLQTLVPKMFEVSATGYGFGLGTSEIGLLMLPASIAGVLAGSVGGVAVRRFGPRPVLTVAVIATAAVLVALALLHDSVWQLAVLRALAAFVGGLATTALLANTATAVEAKDTGIATSLLVMIRLVGAVVGGQVAGSILSAGGDPTSGVPAESAFVTGFAIAGAIAVLSLLAVRHMKKGTQA, encoded by the coding sequence ATGTCCGAGACCCTGGTTTCCCCCGTTCGCATCGCACGGCCCGCGATCGGTGCGCTCGGCCTGCTGGCGCTCGCGCTCGGCACCCTGCAAACGGTCGTCGACCCGGCCCGCCCGCTGCTGGAGCGAGAGCTGGGGGTCGATTCGGCCGGCGCGGCGCTGATCGTCAGCACCCTGCTGATCACCGGCGCGATCGTCGCCCCGATTGCGGGCAAACTCGGTGATCGGTACGGCGGCAAACGGGTGCTGCTGGTGCTGATGGCGCTGGTCTCGGCCGGTGGCGTGGTCTCCAGCTTGGCCCCGAACCTGCCGGTGCTGTTGGCGGGTCAAACACTGCAGGGCGCGATGGTCGGAGCCTTGCCGCTGTCATTCATCCTGGTCCGCAAGAATTTCCCGCCGGGACAGACGCAGGTGGCGATCGGGGTGGTCAGCGCGCTGTTCACCGCCGGAGGAGTGATCGGCACGCTGATCGCCGGGCCGTTGGCCGAAGGCCTCTCCTGGCATTGGATCTTCGCCGCACCCACGATCGTGATCGTCGCCGCGACGGCGGTGGTCCTCCGACTGATGCCGAACGATCCACCGAGCGAGCAGGACACCCCGATCGACTGGCTCGGAGTAGCGCTGTTGAGTGCCACCCTGCTGGCACTGATGCTCGCCCTGCTGTTGCTGATCGGCGGCGGCGTTCCGCTGCTCGCCGTCGGTGCCTCCGTGCTGATCGTGGCCGGCCTCGCTGTCGCTTGGGTGGTGGTCGAACGTCGGGCGGTCGCGCCCATGGTCGAGCTGCGGATGTTGGCCGCGCCGGCCATCTGGAGTGCGGCTGTGCTCACTGTCGGCGTCGCCGCGATCTCGGCGATGCTGCAGACACTGGTCCCCAAGATGTTCGAAGTCTCCGCAACCGGCTACGGCTTCGGGCTCGGGACCAGTGAGATCGGACTGCTGATGTTGCCCGCGTCCATTGCCGGCGTCCTGGCCGGCTCGGTCGGTGGCGTGGCCGTCCGACGATTCGGGCCGCGCCCGGTACTGACCGTTGCCGTGATCGCCACCGCGGCCGTCCTGGTCGCTCTGGCGCTGCTGCACGACTCGGTCTGGCAGCTTGCCGTGCTGCGGGCCCTGGCTGCCTTCGTCGGCGGGCTGGCCACCACGGCCCTGCTCGCCAACACCGCCACCGCGGTCGAGGCCAAGGACACCGGCATCGCCACCAGTCTGTTGGTGATGATCCGGTTGGTCGGTGCCGTCGTCGGCGGTCAGGTCGCCGGCTCGATCCTCTCCGCCGGAGGTGATCCGACTTCGGGAGTGCCGGCCGAATCGGCTTTCGTCACGGGATTCGCCATCGCCGGCGCGATCGCCGTGCTCTCGCTGCTCGCAGTTCGTCACATGAAGAAGGGAACCCAGGCATGA
- a CDS encoding FAD-dependent monooxygenase, giving the protein MTSVQNNANRTVLISGASIAGPALAYWLHRYGFRVTVVEKADAPRAGGYPIDVRGTAIEVVRRMGILPRLQDVDIASRQFTFLQADGSEVVVANPAAVAGSAAGQDLEVRRGDLTDALYSTVRDEVEFLFEDSIDTLDQSDDEVRITFRSGSRRIFDLVVGADGMHSRTRSSVFGPEERFDRYLGYRFVVFTMPNILQLSHELMMWNTPGRAAALYATGGHSDAVHAFLNFHQPQQPRGRWKDPAAQRELAAGIFADAGWEVPRIITAMNEADDLFADSVGQIRMPNWSHGRVSLVGDAAFAPSFLTGQGSSLALVGAYMLAHALATNSDHTAAFARYETGTREFVAMNQALVDTGEATLFPTTQQALEQRNARLRTITSMPHSTIRPAHSALTLPEPLDR; this is encoded by the coding sequence ATGACATCTGTGCAGAACAACGCAAACCGTACGGTGCTGATCTCCGGCGCCAGTATCGCCGGACCTGCCCTGGCCTACTGGCTACACCGGTACGGATTCAGGGTCACGGTGGTCGAGAAGGCCGACGCGCCGCGCGCCGGCGGCTATCCGATCGACGTTCGCGGGACTGCGATCGAGGTGGTCAGACGGATGGGAATCCTGCCGCGACTCCAGGACGTCGACATCGCCTCACGGCAGTTCACGTTCCTGCAAGCCGATGGCAGCGAGGTGGTTGTGGCCAACCCCGCGGCCGTGGCCGGCAGCGCGGCGGGTCAAGATCTCGAAGTGCGGCGCGGCGACCTGACCGATGCCCTCTACTCGACAGTCCGTGACGAGGTGGAATTCCTCTTCGAGGACTCCATCGACACCCTCGACCAGTCTGACGATGAGGTCCGGATCACGTTTCGCAGCGGCTCCCGTCGAATCTTCGATCTGGTTGTCGGCGCGGACGGCATGCACTCCCGTACCAGGTCGTCGGTGTTCGGTCCGGAGGAGCGGTTCGATCGCTATCTCGGTTACCGCTTCGTCGTGTTCACCATGCCGAACATCCTTCAGCTCTCCCACGAGCTGATGATGTGGAACACGCCCGGCAGGGCCGCTGCCCTGTACGCCACCGGCGGGCACAGCGACGCCGTGCACGCCTTCCTCAATTTCCATCAACCGCAGCAGCCACGGGGAAGGTGGAAGGATCCGGCAGCACAGCGAGAACTGGCGGCGGGCATCTTCGCCGATGCGGGCTGGGAGGTACCTCGCATCATCACGGCCATGAACGAGGCCGACGACCTGTTCGCCGACAGCGTCGGACAGATCCGGATGCCGAACTGGTCGCACGGTCGGGTGTCCCTCGTCGGCGACGCGGCGTTCGCTCCCTCGTTCCTGACCGGCCAAGGCTCCAGCCTGGCCTTGGTCGGCGCCTACATGCTCGCCCATGCGCTGGCGACGAACTCCGATCACACCGCCGCGTTCGCCCGCTACGAGACCGGTACCAGAGAGTTCGTAGCCATGAACCAGGCACTGGTCGACACCGGTGAGGCAACGCTCTTCCCAACCACCCAGCAGGCATTGGAGCAACGCAACGCCCGGCTCCGAACCATCACCAGCATGCCTCATTCGACGATCAGGCCGGCGCACTCGGCGCTGACGTTGCCCGAACCGCTCGATCGGTGA
- a CDS encoding glycoside hydrolase family 43 protein, which translates to MIFEQRRHSLPMLALIIVLLAVGTAAVGMPRTASAGPTVPQPVYNPTSFEAADPGVATDGDQFKILSTGGLARTASAPTPQGRWRTGGNALTRWPAWASGTGAVWAPDLVQTEGAWVLYYALIARDFGGQRCIGTAIAETIDGPFTPADRPLICPVLDGEDPAADRPVAGSGVIDPSPFVDTDGTRYLLYKTQKAPGTIRMVQLSEDGRHVAGSASAELIRHDDSIENPVLVKRGDQYLLFASANWYDQCRYATVWRRSSDPWSFADKAEQVLLDQANTGLCGPGGADVTASNGSGEDADVDRLILHGWVCGGATTPCAGAGQVTDPTKRRVVYAAVLTWGDDGATPAVPRFLRPLRT; encoded by the coding sequence ATGATCTTCGAGCAACGCCGCCACTCCTTGCCGATGTTGGCGTTGATCATCGTCCTGCTCGCCGTCGGAACGGCCGCCGTCGGCATGCCCCGGACGGCCAGTGCCGGCCCGACGGTGCCGCAGCCGGTGTACAACCCGACCAGCTTCGAGGCAGCCGATCCCGGCGTCGCGACCGACGGCGATCAGTTCAAGATCCTCAGCACCGGCGGTCTGGCCCGGACCGCGTCCGCTCCGACGCCGCAGGGCCGCTGGCGCACCGGTGGCAATGCCCTGACCCGGTGGCCGGCGTGGGCGTCCGGGACCGGCGCGGTCTGGGCGCCGGACCTCGTGCAGACCGAAGGCGCCTGGGTGCTCTACTACGCCCTGATCGCCCGAGACTTCGGTGGCCAGCGCTGCATCGGGACCGCGATCGCCGAGACGATCGACGGTCCGTTCACACCGGCGGACCGGCCGCTGATCTGTCCGGTACTCGACGGTGAGGATCCGGCAGCCGACCGCCCGGTCGCCGGCTCCGGTGTGATCGATCCGTCCCCCTTCGTCGACACCGACGGGACGCGCTATCTGCTCTACAAGACCCAGAAGGCCCCGGGCACCATCCGGATGGTGCAACTGTCCGAGGACGGTCGACACGTCGCGGGCTCGGCCAGCGCAGAGTTGATCAGACATGACGACAGCATCGAAAACCCGGTGCTGGTGAAGCGGGGCGATCAGTATCTGCTGTTCGCGTCAGCCAACTGGTACGACCAATGTCGCTATGCCACGGTCTGGCGCCGTTCCTCCGACCCGTGGTCCTTCGCCGACAAGGCCGAGCAGGTGCTGCTCGATCAGGCGAACACCGGACTGTGCGGGCCGGGCGGTGCCGACGTGACCGCCAGCAACGGATCGGGCGAGGACGCAGACGTCGACCGGTTGATCCTGCACGGCTGGGTCTGTGGCGGCGCCACCACGCCCTGTGCCGGTGCTGGTCAGGTCACCGATCCGACCAAACGGCGGGTCGTCTATGCCGCGGTCCTCACCTGGGGCGACGACGGCGCGACGCCGGCGGTCCCGCGATTCCTTCGCCCGCTCCGGACCTGA
- a CDS encoding sulfatase family protein, with the protein MTGAAPGRPNVLVIMSDEQSWNTMGCTHNPAARTPHLDSLAGRGRVFDGMYTPFPLCCPSRTSLMTGLMPRHHHVLGNWRGIRPDLADRGLGRWFADAGYHTFYVGKWHLPGSTPARMGFAAQAAIPAVLDGKDRGRYIPAYRDYARANGFRLLPDHIENVTAEDVAGLRDPAGPHRTTASIPLEHYLEPWQTRQFADVLHGSPTDRPWFGYCSFNAPHFPMVVPRPYDTIIDRSAIELPASWQRGFDDLPKEVRRSHFARRFVDLDEDGWREVIAHYYGMISMVDDQVGVIVELLRRRGELENTIIVFTSDHGDMMGAHRLMEKGHLLHYEESVHIPLIITHPDGLSGRDSALHTMPDLSPTLLDLAGIATPAGIDGISFADEGSGRDAVITESVLWDRNSEDAHGEHRDPAGFRLGPDTINLSIRDHDHRYIYRSDDVDELYDHRSDPAELNNIAGQCPELVAIDRERLAAEVGDVFPQVAEQLRTASGHPLSRKAPS; encoded by the coding sequence ATGACCGGTGCCGCGCCGGGACGTCCCAACGTGCTGGTGATCATGAGTGACGAGCAGTCCTGGAACACCATGGGCTGTACGCACAACCCCGCTGCCCGGACCCCGCATCTGGACTCGCTGGCCGGACGAGGTCGGGTGTTCGACGGGATGTACACCCCGTTTCCGTTGTGCTGTCCGTCCCGGACCAGCCTGATGACCGGGCTGATGCCGCGCCATCATCACGTCCTCGGCAACTGGCGCGGGATCCGTCCCGACCTCGCCGACCGCGGGCTCGGCCGTTGGTTCGCCGACGCCGGGTACCACACGTTCTACGTCGGCAAGTGGCATCTGCCGGGCAGCACTCCGGCACGAATGGGATTTGCTGCCCAGGCGGCGATCCCGGCCGTGTTGGACGGCAAGGATCGTGGGCGCTACATCCCCGCCTACCGGGACTACGCCCGGGCCAACGGCTTCCGGCTGCTGCCCGACCACATCGAGAACGTGACGGCCGAGGACGTCGCCGGGCTGCGGGATCCGGCCGGTCCGCATCGGACGACGGCGTCCATCCCGTTGGAGCACTACCTCGAGCCGTGGCAGACCCGACAGTTCGCCGACGTGCTCCACGGCTCCCCCACCGACCGGCCGTGGTTCGGCTACTGCTCGTTCAATGCGCCGCACTTCCCGATGGTGGTGCCGCGGCCGTACGACACGATCATCGACCGGTCGGCGATCGAGCTACCGGCCAGCTGGCAGCGGGGCTTCGACGATCTGCCCAAGGAGGTACGTCGCTCACATTTCGCCCGGCGTTTCGTCGATCTGGACGAGGACGGCTGGCGGGAGGTGATCGCCCACTATTACGGCATGATCAGCATGGTCGACGACCAGGTCGGGGTGATCGTCGAGCTGCTCCGACGGCGCGGCGAGTTGGAAAACACGATCATCGTCTTCACCTCCGACCACGGCGATATGATGGGCGCCCATCGGCTGATGGAGAAGGGACACCTGCTGCACTACGAGGAGTCGGTGCACATCCCGTTGATCATCACCCATCCTGATGGCCTGAGCGGTCGGGACTCCGCGCTGCATACCATGCCGGACCTCTCGCCGACCCTGCTCGATCTGGCCGGGATCGCTACCCCGGCTGGCATCGACGGCATCAGTTTCGCCGACGAAGGGTCCGGTCGGGACGCCGTGATCACCGAATCCGTGCTCTGGGACCGAAACTCCGAGGACGCCCACGGCGAGCATCGCGACCCGGCAGGATTCCGACTCGGCCCGGACACCATCAATCTCTCGATCCGGGACCATGATCATCGCTACATCTACCGCAGCGACGACGTCGACGAGCTCTACGACCACCGCAGCGATCCGGCCGAGCTGAACAACATCGCCGGGCAGTGCCCGGAGCTGGTCGCCATCGACCGGGAACGGCTCGCAGCGGAGGTCGGCGACGTCTTTCCTCAGGTGGCCGAGCAACTGCGCACAGCGTCCGGACACCCCCTCTCCCGGAAGGCACCGTCATGA
- a CDS encoding arylsulfatase has product MPPASQTRARRPNVVLIMADDMGFSDLGCYGSEIRTPHLDRLAADGVAMSQFYNTARCSPARASLLTGLHPHQTGIGVLTHDDGPQGYPGTINQRCVTIAEILRAQGYRTAMRGKWHLTGKVHEPHDAWPTRRGFDDFYGILAGAGSYYQPVTLTRGEEPAEIGEDFYFTSVLGDEAASFITQHAAHGDRGAAGAVDHDDPFFLYLPFTAPHWPLHAPEEIVEHYRGAFDDGWDVLRERRRQRLIDAGIITDAWPLSERDEEVVAWDEVADQEWQTRRMEVYAAQVELLDAAVGRVVDALTETGQLDNTLIMFLSDNGGCAEEFAPGWVDELPHPPLHTPLRTADGERVRRGNDPSVEPGGPATFASYGKPWANLSNTPFREYKHWVHEGGIATPFIAHWPAGGLRSGIDHDPHQLPDVLATVLEATGVDYPAEYPGRDLLPPEGTSMLGSWRGTPTPQRPLFFEHEGNAAVRAGRWKLVRKHGLDWELYDLDRDRTELDDLAGRHPDRVAVMARCWQDWADRCQVKPRDQVLAATGGDRPLLVVKDFVSSRRR; this is encoded by the coding sequence GTGCCGCCCGCTTCCCAGACCCGTGCGCGACGCCCGAACGTCGTGTTGATCATGGCCGACGACATGGGTTTCTCCGATCTCGGCTGCTACGGATCGGAGATCCGCACCCCACATCTGGACCGACTCGCCGCCGACGGCGTCGCGATGTCGCAGTTCTACAACACCGCGCGGTGTTCGCCGGCCCGGGCCTCGCTGCTGACCGGACTGCACCCGCACCAGACCGGCATCGGCGTGCTCACCCACGACGACGGGCCACAGGGCTACCCGGGAACGATCAACCAGCGCTGCGTCACGATCGCTGAAATCCTGCGTGCGCAGGGCTACCGGACCGCGATGCGCGGCAAATGGCACCTCACCGGCAAGGTCCATGAGCCGCATGACGCCTGGCCGACCCGGCGCGGGTTCGACGACTTCTATGGCATCCTCGCCGGCGCCGGCAGCTACTACCAGCCCGTCACACTGACCCGTGGTGAAGAACCCGCAGAGATCGGCGAGGACTTCTACTTCACCAGCGTGCTCGGCGACGAGGCCGCCTCCTTCATCACCCAGCACGCGGCCCACGGCGACCGGGGAGCTGCCGGCGCCGTTGATCATGACGATCCGTTCTTCCTGTATCTGCCGTTCACCGCACCGCACTGGCCGCTGCATGCTCCGGAGGAGATCGTCGAGCACTACCGTGGCGCCTTCGACGACGGATGGGACGTCCTGCGTGAACGCCGCCGACAACGGCTGATCGACGCCGGCATCATCACCGACGCCTGGCCGCTGTCGGAGCGCGACGAGGAGGTGGTCGCCTGGGACGAGGTCGCTGATCAGGAATGGCAGACCCGCCGGATGGAGGTCTACGCCGCACAGGTGGAGTTACTCGATGCGGCCGTCGGGAGGGTTGTCGACGCGCTGACCGAGACCGGGCAACTGGACAACACCCTGATCATGTTCCTGTCCGACAACGGCGGCTGCGCCGAGGAGTTCGCCCCCGGCTGGGTCGACGAACTCCCGCACCCGCCGTTACACACCCCGTTGCGGACGGCGGACGGCGAGCGGGTCCGTCGGGGCAACGATCCGAGCGTCGAGCCGGGCGGGCCGGCCACCTTCGCCTCCTACGGCAAACCCTGGGCCAACCTGTCCAACACCCCGTTCCGGGAGTACAAGCACTGGGTGCACGAGGGTGGCATCGCGACGCCGTTCATCGCACACTGGCCGGCCGGTGGTCTGCGATCAGGCATCGACCACGACCCGCACCAGCTGCCCGACGTGCTGGCCACCGTCCTGGAAGCCACCGGTGTCGACTATCCCGCGGAGTATCCCGGCCGCGACCTGCTGCCGCCGGAGGGAACCTCGATGCTGGGTTCCTGGCGCGGGACGCCGACTCCGCAACGCCCGCTCTTCTTCGAGCACGAAGGCAATGCCGCCGTCCGCGCGGGTCGCTGGAAGCTGGTCCGCAAGCACGGTCTGGACTGGGAGCTCTACGATCTGGACCGGGACCGTACCGAGCTCGATGATCTTGCCGGACGGCATCCGGATCGGGTCGCGGTGATGGCCCGCTGTTGGCAGGACTGGGCCGACCGCTGCCAGGTGAAGCCTCGCGATCAGGTGCTGGCGGCGACCGGCGGCGACCGTCCGTTGCTGGTGGTCAAGGACTTCGTCTCGAGTCGGCGTCGATGA
- a CDS encoding sulfatase-like hydrolase/transferase: MDRPTLVLITTDQLRADALGCFGGRAVATPHLDALAAESTVFDQAYTASPYCLPSRSSMMTGCYPHRHRAYSNFRDVRLSPSDPNLYNTLSGLGYHVTHVGKCHYAPVPYGRTRPDETQPYQDFRDYYLSLGIDDLDLQDDKQVSVWFRDDYAADLDAAGHLQAYRDAVWDSEAAKVFTFPGPAEWHPDAWVGRKACERIAAADQQTPQFFWISISGPHFPFDPPQEYLDRVDLDAMGEPRTFGELEDPQRIHYRSLHAAPPQWIESGRNDRYTDDYWRRLRQHYFANVALIDDQIGAIRQSLADRFGDNVMIIFTPDHGEMLGNHGMWGKGHCFYDDVLKVPLIMRRPGGRAAGTRSDDLVSLIDLYPTFVGAAGGDRPEVDGVALTAPDRGHPFVLSEGERMSVVSDRRHKLVSIQHQGQEFTEMFDRDADPDEIGSIAGDDRHATVERDLHSRIAGSLLGAALA; encoded by the coding sequence ATGGATCGACCGACACTGGTATTGATCACCACGGATCAATTGCGGGCCGACGCCCTCGGATGCTTCGGCGGGCGGGCCGTGGCGACACCGCACCTCGATGCGCTGGCTGCCGAATCGACGGTGTTCGATCAGGCCTACACCGCCAGCCCGTACTGCCTGCCGAGCCGGTCGTCGATGATGACGGGCTGCTATCCGCACCGGCATCGGGCCTACAGCAACTTCCGCGACGTCCGGCTGTCGCCGTCCGATCCGAACCTCTACAACACGTTGAGCGGGTTGGGCTACCACGTCACCCATGTCGGCAAATGCCACTACGCACCGGTGCCCTACGGCCGGACCCGACCGGACGAAACGCAGCCGTACCAGGATTTCCGGGACTACTACCTCAGCCTCGGCATCGACGACCTCGACCTGCAGGACGACAAACAGGTGTCGGTCTGGTTCCGCGACGACTACGCAGCCGATCTCGACGCGGCCGGCCATCTGCAGGCCTATCGGGATGCGGTCTGGGATTCCGAAGCCGCCAAGGTCTTCACCTTTCCCGGGCCGGCCGAATGGCATCCCGACGCCTGGGTCGGCCGCAAGGCCTGCGAACGGATCGCGGCAGCCGACCAGCAGACGCCGCAGTTCTTCTGGATCTCGATCAGCGGCCCGCATTTCCCGTTCGATCCGCCGCAGGAGTATCTGGATCGGGTAGACCTGGACGCGATGGGGGAGCCGCGGACCTTCGGTGAGTTGGAGGACCCGCAGCGGATCCACTACCGAAGTCTGCACGCGGCGCCGCCGCAATGGATCGAGAGCGGTCGCAACGATCGGTACACCGACGACTACTGGCGGCGATTGCGGCAGCACTACTTCGCCAACGTCGCATTGATCGATGATCAGATCGGCGCCATCCGGCAGAGCCTGGCCGACAGGTTCGGCGACAACGTGATGATCATCTTCACCCCGGACCACGGCGAGATGCTCGGCAATCATGGGATGTGGGGCAAGGGGCACTGCTTCTACGACGATGTCCTCAAGGTGCCGCTGATCATGCGCCGGCCCGGCGGCCGGGCCGCCGGCACCCGCAGCGATGACCTGGTCAGTCTGATCGATCTCTATCCGACCTTCGTCGGTGCCGCGGGCGGAGACCGTCCCGAGGTGGACGGCGTAGCACTCACCGCACCCGATCGAGGACACCCGTTCGTGCTCAGTGAGGGGGAGCGGATGAGCGTCGTCTCCGACCGGCGCCACAAGCTGGTCTCCATCCAGCATCAGGGCCAGGAGTTCACCGAGATGTTCGACCGGGACGCCGATCCCGACGAGATCGGCTCGATCGCCGGTGACGATCGACACGCCACCGTCGAGCGAGACCTGCATTCCCGGATCGCCGGCTCACTGCTGGGTGCGGCACTGGCCTGA
- a CDS encoding ABC transporter substrate-binding protein, translating into MTGPTPHILGRRALLGGAAGLAAAGLVGCSDGGPTGPGTLPGGAGKNGGKGQNGGKGAITWWDHNVNLQKANGAAYDAFTKESGIGVDYTYVQTAKLGQTLQLAKQSKQLPNIHSTAGLELSIPALIADGWFQPIEWEQDVRDRFGDDGLVDGLHVFDDKIYSFPIFADKQYVAAQWYNKSFIDKAGIGQPPTDYDEFRDACRKVMAANEGSFGFIFALGHTGRLSEQVNAMAQAAGFEGLDGTLFRTGEVAYHDQAYLAVIEFLRSLQTDKLVFPGASSLDDQTARARWAAGAAGYYMDGPWCSGTVQTEMPQFLTSLDVGPMLVPDASHELVAYRGRQGGNYYVSSAAEQGDACSRLLSYLPGEKYNIAIADAMAQPPYDLTAIEKSKAIEPWRRLIASYQDCVFIAPQATLQNADVQQVARHSKDIKPGLGEIVQGVFSGDVTDVRGALKKLSDATAADREQAIAKAKAAGASVSADSYAFGSWKPRTDFTSSMYSR; encoded by the coding sequence ATGACCGGACCCACACCACACATCCTCGGCCGCCGTGCCCTGCTCGGCGGCGCCGCCGGGCTGGCAGCTGCCGGCCTGGTCGGCTGTTCCGACGGCGGGCCAACCGGACCGGGCACCCTCCCCGGCGGCGCCGGCAAGAACGGCGGCAAGGGTCAGAACGGCGGCAAGGGCGCGATCACCTGGTGGGATCACAACGTCAATCTGCAGAAGGCGAACGGCGCCGCCTACGACGCGTTCACCAAGGAGTCCGGCATCGGCGTTGACTACACCTACGTGCAGACCGCCAAGCTCGGGCAGACACTGCAGTTGGCCAAGCAGAGCAAGCAACTTCCCAACATCCACAGCACCGCCGGGCTCGAGCTGAGCATCCCCGCACTGATCGCCGACGGCTGGTTCCAGCCGATCGAATGGGAGCAGGACGTCCGGGACCGGTTCGGTGACGACGGGCTGGTCGACGGCCTGCATGTCTTCGACGACAAGATCTACAGCTTTCCGATCTTCGCCGACAAGCAGTATGTCGCCGCGCAGTGGTACAACAAGTCCTTCATCGACAAGGCCGGCATCGGACAGCCCCCGACCGACTACGACGAGTTCCGCGACGCCTGCCGCAAGGTGATGGCGGCCAACGAGGGCAGCTTCGGTTTCATCTTCGCGCTCGGCCACACCGGGCGGCTCAGCGAGCAGGTGAACGCAATGGCCCAGGCTGCAGGATTCGAGGGTCTGGACGGCACTTTGTTCCGCACCGGTGAGGTCGCCTACCACGACCAGGCCTACCTCGCGGTGATCGAATTCCTGCGATCGCTGCAGACCGACAAGCTGGTCTTTCCCGGTGCGTCCAGCCTGGATGATCAGACCGCCCGGGCCCGCTGGGCGGCCGGTGCCGCCGGCTATTACATGGACGGACCGTGGTGCTCGGGGACGGTGCAGACCGAGATGCCGCAGTTCCTGACATCGCTCGACGTCGGACCGATGCTGGTGCCCGACGCGTCCCACGAGCTGGTCGCCTACCGGGGCCGGCAGGGCGGCAACTACTACGTCAGCTCGGCCGCCGAGCAGGGTGACGCCTGCAGCCGGCTGCTGTCCTACCTGCCCGGCGAGAAGTACAACATCGCGATCGCCGACGCGATGGCGCAGCCGCCCTACGATCTGACCGCGATCGAGAAGTCCAAGGCGATCGAGCCGTGGCGACGGCTGATCGCGTCCTACCAGGACTGTGTCTTTATCGCTCCGCAGGCCACTCTGCAGAACGCCGACGTGCAGCAGGTCGCCCGTCATTCCAAGGACATCAAGCCCGGTCTCGGCGAGATCGTGCAGGGCGTCTTCTCCGGTGACGTCACCGATGTCCGGGGCGCGCTGAAGAAGCTCAGCGACGCGACCGCCGCGGACCGTGAGCAGGCGATCGCCAAGGCGAAGGCGGCCGGCGCCTCGGTCTCGGCGGATTCCTATGCGTTCGGCTCCTGGAAGCCGCGCACCGACTTCACCAGCTCGATGTATTCCCGCTGA